Part of the Elgaria multicarinata webbii isolate HBS135686 ecotype San Diego chromosome 5, rElgMul1.1.pri, whole genome shotgun sequence genome, cccataatttaCTGCTGTTATGTTCTCTGACCACATCTCAATACATTACCTGGCGTTTTAATTCAAACCATGTGCCCTTTTCCTtcgcttcctttttctttttttcgttTTCCTTCACACGCTGCAAGAAGCTGTCTCTGCTCTTAGAGTGCTTAATATGCTCAATACGCACATTAATTCTCTTGGCGAGAATCTTGCCCCTAGAAAGAAGATATCAACAATTACCATCAGGCTTtcggtggttgtttttaaatgagcaGGAAGCCAATGTCTGAGATCAAGTTAGTATACTACAGCTGCCCTGTTGATCCCAAAGAACAGATAATAGGTCAGATCTCTTTGCTGGATCAACTTTGAGTGCTGTAGAAATATGTATATGTTAGTTTTGCAGAACTCATCAATATCTGTTTCCTCTGACAGGATCCAAGCCAATTAAGTACAATCTGGCTGGGTTTTAAAAGGATATTCTCTGTACCCCACCTGAATGACCAATGAAGACAAGAAATGTCTAATTGGCAAAGTGAAGGGGGAGACAGAACTGCACCAGTGTAATAAAGCTTTAAATAAGTTTAGTAGTGAGGAATACACTTACTTAACTTTCTTGTTCACAATAATGCCCACAGCATGCTGAGTAATGTTGTATACTCTTCCTGTCTTGCCATGGTAACATTTGTGGGGCATGCCTTTCTGAATTGTGCCCATGCCCTGTTAATACAAGAAAGTTAGAGAATATATTATAGGCCATCAGCctacagataaaaataaaatgtgtattaaatCCAAGAAGTTGcaattattaaattatttattagtATACTCCTGGGGAAATGCCTATAGTATCAGATGCCGCCAATCACGGAATCAAGTCTTCCTATGCGAGCCTCTCAAATCAAAACTAGATCAAGCTCTCTGTCATAAGCTGTAAACTACTCCTGTTGTTTGGGCTAAACACACTTGCTCAGTTCAAATAAAAGCCCAAGACAACAGACCGGGTCTTACAGGAGCTCACCAAAAAAAGGGCATGAGACAACCTGGGTCTGCCTGCTGCATTGATTTCTCAAAACATACATGGCTGCCCATTGAATCTGCAAGCATACGTTGTGTGGCACAATGAGCCACCACTGCTACTAATCCccatgttaaaatactgaagcaGTTAACGTTAACTATGCT contains:
- the RPL21 gene encoding large ribosomal subunit protein eL21; the protein is MTNTKGKRRGTRYMFSRPFRKHGVVPLATYMRIYKKGDIVDIKGMGTIQKGMPHKCYHGKTGRVYNITQHAVGIIVNKKVKGKILAKRINVRIEHIKHSKSRDSFLQRVKENEKKKKEAKEKGTWFELKRQPAPPREAHFVRNNGKEPELLEPIPYEFMA